Within Paenibacillus sabinae T27, the genomic segment GGTACAGAGGAGGCTGATTTCCGTTAGTCCCGGGCATTCATCGACGATCTGCTGGACCTTTTCCTTAATCGTCTCCGGAGTGCCCACCCATACGTATTCCTCTTCCACAAGCGTCTTATAGGGGATTTTCACAAGCTCTTCCAACGCGCCGGACGCGTAGAATGCGAAATCCTTGGCCAGCATTTCTTCCCGGGAAGGCATCTCCTTGGTCGGAGAGACGTTGCCTGCCATAAACTGCTTGATGTAAGGTTCAGCCTCGCTGATTGCCCGCTGCTCGTCTTCATCCAGGTAGACTGCCTGGACGTATACGATATCCGGCTTGTTGCCGTACTTCTCGCAGGTTTCGCGGTAAATATCCAGGTGCTGCCTCACTTTGCTGAACGGCAGCATTGGAGTAATCAGGACGCCCCAGCCTTCCTTGCCGGCCAGCTCGTAGTTGTGGTTGCTTGCGCCGCCGGTATAAATTTTCGGATGCGGCAGCTGCACCGGCTTCGGAACGATCGAAACGTTCTTTACCTTGTAATACTCGCCGTCATAGGAGAAGGATTCCTGCGACCAGGCCAGCTTCAGAATTTCCAGCGATTCCATAAACCGGCCGCGGCTCTGCTCCAGCGGAATGGACGCTTTCGGGAATACCCACGAATGGCCTCGACCGAAGGCAACTTCGATCCGGCCGCCCGTTAGGATATCCGCGGCCGCCAGCTGACCGGCGAAGACCATCGGATTGTGAAGCGGAAGGACGTGGGAGCAGGTGCGGAAGCGGATATGGTTCGTCCGCTGCGCCGCCGCCGAATAAAGCGCCAGCGGATTCGCGGAGATGGAGAACTCTTCAAACCAGTGATGCTCAAGCGTAGAGAAGGAATTGAAGCCGTTCTTGTCGGCATGCTCAATCTGCTCCAGAACTTCGCGATATAACTGCGCGTGGGGCTTCGGGTTCGACTTCGGATTTTGCATTTCCACATAAATACCAAACTTCATCGTCATTACCTCCCGGGTATGAAATAATCAGGCTTCCAGCAAGAAAAAGGGGCGTCCGATAATCGCTTCAAGACGGAAATAACGGTCCAGTCCGGTCGCGCGAAAAGCGTGGGTCATGTTTGTTACGGTCTGCAGATCCGGAACGTCGTACAGAAAAAGGGCGTGAAAGCCTTTTTCTCCGGCATGTCCGGCGGTTAGAATGTCCCGGTCGATCGTGCCAAGAAGCGTAATTGCGTATTGCTTCCAGGCGGTGATGACCTCATTCAGGGCAGGCAGTACATGCTCCTTCTTCTCCTCTGGTGTCGTATCGAACCAGCCTGTCGATTCGAACATGATCAGGACGCGAAGCTTCTCGGGGATTTTCGGGGCTCCGTGCTCCATGGCCATAGCTATCACCTCATTCATAAAATTTGGTTCACGCAACTTACTGTTTAGCGCACGCGGACTACCGCATCAGCCTTCCGCCGTTAATGTCGAAGGTCGCTCCGGTGATGAAGCCGGTGGAACCGGCCGCCAAATAGTAGACGAGCTCCGCTACCTCTTCCGATTCTCCGACACGCCCCACGGGGATCGTCTCAACCATTTTTTCAATAAAGGCGGGGTCCATCTTGTCCATTTCCGGTGTCCTTACGGAAGCCGGAGCGACGGCGTTCACGGTTACGCTGTAAGGAGCGAGCTCGCGTGCGAATACCTTGGTTAACGCGAGCTGCCCGGCCTTGGAAGCGGAATAGGCCGCGCTCGAAGTCATGGGTCCGAACTGTCCGCCGAAGGAGGACATATTGATGATCCGGCCTTGGCTCTGCTGTTTCATAACGGGAGCAATAGCCTGGGAGAAGAAGAAGGTGCTTCCCAAATTAACGGACATGATACGGTTCCACTCTTCCGGCGTCGTATCGGCAATGGAGGTTCCTGTCCGGATGCCGGCATTGTTCACCAGCGCGTCGACTCGTCCCCAGCGCTCCATCACAACGCTCACGCATTCGGCGATCTTGGCGTTATCGGTAACATCCATTTCAAAAAACAAAGCCTCCCCGCTGTCCAGCTTCGCCTGAAACCGGGAACGGATTTGCTCCAGGTCCAAGCTGACAAATGCCACACGCCAGCCGTTATCAAGGAAATAGCCAGCGATGGCGAGCCCGATTCCCTGCGAGGAGCCGGTAACGATAACGGTCCGGTGTTCCGAGACATCCATATGTAGTCTCCTTTCTGGAAGTGTAGTTCCACCTCAGTCCCACAGCTGACGAAGGACGCGCAAGATGTTGCCGCCGGCTGCCTTGGCGATATCGCTGTCGGTGTATCCGTGCCGGATCAGCCACCGGATCATATTGGGCACTGCCTCCACCGGATTCTCGGCTCCCCTTACATAGTCCGCTTCGGTAAAATGCTCTCCGCTGTGCGACGCTCCGATCGAGAGCTGATTGTCTACCGCACGCTGCAGCGCCGTGTGATCGCCGAAGAACGTATCGGGTCCAAAGGCAACATGGTCGATTCCGACGAGATTTGCGACAT encodes:
- a CDS encoding SDR family NAD(P)-dependent oxidoreductase translates to MDVSEHRTVIVTGSSQGIGLAIAGYFLDNGWRVAFVSLDLEQIRSRFQAKLDSGEALFFEMDVTDNAKIAECVSVVMERWGRVDALVNNAGIRTGTSIADTTPEEWNRIMSVNLGSTFFFSQAIAPVMKQQSQGRIINMSSFGGQFGPMTSSAAYSASKAGQLALTKVFARELAPYSVTVNAVAPASVRTPEMDKMDPAFIEKMVETIPVGRVGESEEVAELVYYLAAGSTGFITGATFDINGGRLMR
- a CDS encoding LLM class flavin-dependent oxidoreductase, yielding MKFGIYVEMQNPKSNPKPHAQLYREVLEQIEHADKNGFNSFSTLEHHWFEEFSISANPLALYSAAAQRTNHIRFRTCSHVLPLHNPMVFAGQLAAADILTGGRIEVAFGRGHSWVFPKASIPLEQSRGRFMESLEILKLAWSQESFSYDGEYYKVKNVSIVPKPVQLPHPKIYTGGASNHNYELAGKEGWGVLITPMLPFSKVRQHLDIYRETCEKYGNKPDIVYVQAVYLDEDEQRAISEAEPYIKQFMAGNVSPTKEMPSREEMLAKDFAFYASGALEELVKIPYKTLVEEEYVWVGTPETIKEKVQQIVDECPGLTEISLLCTYGGMEHWRTIRTQQLFSERIMPHIHEKAPVIPG